A section of the Thermodesulfobacteriota bacterium genome encodes:
- a CDS encoding TlpA disulfide reductase family protein, with translation MRTCGRLWLFLAVTAASVVLGAAPRPAGADGEWVGKAAPPFEMEDLNGNPLKLTELLGRKKVVWLNFWGLRCSPCILELPALETIYRQYEARGLELIAVDTDGVDAEFIRKQIDAREDLKPLRASFPVAPDPEFAVIDAYGLMGAPLNMIIDKKGVIRFRHEGYEPGDEGRYVEVLEGLLAE, from the coding sequence TGGCTGTGACCGCGGCCAGCGTGGTCCTGGGAGCTGCGCCCCGGCCTGCCGGGGCGGACGGGGAGTGGGTCGGCAAGGCCGCACCCCCCTTCGAGATGGAAGACCTCAACGGGAACCCCTTGAAATTGACCGAACTCCTCGGGCGGAAGAAGGTGGTCTGGCTCAACTTCTGGGGGCTTCGCTGCTCCCCGTGCATCCTGGAGCTTCCCGCCCTCGAGACGATCTATCGGCAGTACGAAGCCAGGGGACTCGAACTGATCGCGGTCGACACGGACGGCGTGGATGCCGAGTTCATCCGAAAGCAGATCGACGCCCGAGAAGACCTGAAACCGCTGCGCGCCTCGTTCCCGGTGGCCCCCGACCCAGAGTTCGCGGTGATCGACGCGTACGGTCTTATGGGCGCGCCCCTCAACATGATCATCGACAAGAAGGGCGTCATCCGGTTTCGCCACGAGGGGTACGAACCGGGGGACGAAGGGCGATACGTCGAGGTGCTGGAGGGCTTGCTGGCGGAGTAG